One Phaseolus vulgaris cultivar G19833 chromosome 11, P. vulgaris v2.0, whole genome shotgun sequence genomic window carries:
- the LOC137819296 gene encoding lysine-specific histone demethylase 1 homolog 2, with product MESPASNGSVSKRSLRRKVNLRSYDEDLMDELFEKQLGGGLKKRSRTKEDLEKETETEAMIAMSLGFPIDALLEEEVRAGVVRQLGGKEQNDYIVIRNHILALWRRGNVRLWLSKGMIRETVSNEYEHLINSAYDFLLYNGYINFGVSPAFTSQLPESNEGTAVVIGAGLAGLAAARQLLSFGYKVVVLEGRNRPGGRVYTQKVGREGKFSAIDVGGSIITGIHANPLGVLARQLSIPLHKVRDNCPLYKPNGAPVDTEMDASVEFVFNRLLDKVMELRQIMGGFASDTSLGSVLETLRKLYSVTRSTDERQLLDWHLANLEYANAGCLSNLSAAYWDQDDPYEMSGDHCFLAGGNTRLIKALCEGVPIFYGKTVNTIRYGNEGVEVIAGDQVFQADIALCTVPLGVLKKKAISFEPELPERKLAAIERMGFGLLNKVAMVFPHVFWGEDQDTFGCLNEYSHQRGEFFLFYCYHTVSGGPALVALVAGEAAQAFESTNPSILLHRVLTVLKGIFHPKGIIVPDPIQSICTRWGSDPLSYGSYSHVSVHSSGDDYDILAESVGTRLFFAGEATSRQYPATMHGAFLSGLREASRIYRFSRLQNNTKKYMPKNIGPNHDILLELFKKPDFECGKFAFIFYSSSESLPSMGLLQVTFGDTEQSYEELLNSYQNSTKWPLQLYTVLSREQAQQLQLVEGGDESRLSFLVKSLGLKLMGPSALFSAGNTLVANIAYSRKGRGRNRLITC from the exons ATGGAATCCCCGGCTTCGAACGGATCGGTTTCGAAGCGTTCGCTGAGGAGGAAAGTGAATTTGAGGAGCTATGATGAGGATCTGATGGATGAGTTGTTTGAGAAGCAATTGGGGGGTGGCTTGAAGAAGAGGAGTAGGACCAAAGAGGATTTGGAGAAGGAGACTGAGACTGAGGCTATGATTGCGATGTCGCTTGGTTTCCCTATTGATGCTTTGCTTGAGGAGGAGGTTAGGGCTGGGGTTGTGAGGCAGTTGGGTGGGAAGGAGCAGAATGATTACATAGTGATAAGGAATCATATATTGGCTCTGTGGAGGAGGGGGAATGTGAGGTTGTGGTTGAGTAAAGGGATGATTAGGGAAACTGTGAGCAATGAGTATGAGCATTTGATTAATTCTGCATACGATTTCCTTTTGTATAATGGCTACATAAATTTTGGGGTTTCACCTGCATTTACTTCTCAATTGCCCGAGTCAAATGAGGGGACTGCTGTTGTTATTGGAGCTGGCCTGGCAGGGTTGGCAGCAGCGAGGCAGCTGTTGTCGTTCGGTTACAAGGTGGTGGTTTTGGAAGGCAGAAATCGGCCTGGTGGGCGAGTTTATACTCAGAAGGTAGGGCGTGAGGGAAAATTTTCTGCCATTGATGTTGGTGGGAGCATTATCACTGGCATTCATGCTAACCCTTTGGGAGTTCTGGCTCGACAACTTTCTATACCACTTCATAAAGTCAGAGATAATTGCCCTTTATATAAGCCAAATGGGGCACCGGTTGATACAGAAATGGATGCAAGCGTTGAATTTGTATTTAATAGGTTGCTTGACAAGGTTATGGAGCTGAGGCAAATTATGGGTGGGTTTGCAAGTGATACCTCACTTGGTTCGGTATTGGAGACTCTTAGGAAATTGTATAGCGTGACCAGAAGTACTGATGAGAGGCAGTTGCTTGATTGGCATCTTGCAAATTTGGAATACGCAAATGCTGGGTGCCTTTCAAATCTTTCGGCTGCCTATTGGGATCAGGATGATCCGTATGAGATGAGTGGTGATCACTGCTTTCTTGCTGGAGGGAATACGAGATTGATAAAAGCTCTATGTGAAGGAGTTCCTATTTTTTATGGAAAGACTGTGAATACTATCAGATATGGGAACGAGGGTGTTGAGGTCATTGCTGGGGACCAAGTCTTTCAAGCAGATATTGCCTTATGCACTGTGCCTCTTGGAGTTCTGAAAAAGAAGGCCATCAGTTTTGAACCTGAATTACCTGAAAGGAAACTGGCAGCAATTGAGAGGATGGGGTTTGGGCTGCTGAACAAAGTTGCTATGGTTTTTCCTCATGTATTTTGGGGGGAAGATCAAGACACATTTGGATGTCTCAATGAATATAGTCATCAACGTGGGGAGTTTTTCCTATTCTACTGTTACCACACAGTTTCCGGAGGCCCCGCGCTTGTTGCGCTGGTGGCTGGTGAAGCCGCCCAAGCCTTTGAATCCACAAATCCTTCCATTTTGCTCCATCGCGTTTTGACTGTTTTAAAAG GGATATTTCATCCTAAAGGCATTATTGTACCTGATCCAATTCAGTCAATTTGTACGAGATGGGGAAGCGATCCCCTTTCTTATGGTTCCTACTCTCATGTTAGTGTGCATTCATCTGGTGACGATTATGATATACTAGCCGAAAGCGTGGGAACCAGACTGTTCTTCGCTGGTGAGGCTACAAGCAGGCAGTATCCTGCAACTATGCATGGTGCTTTCTTGAGTGGCTTAAGGGAAGCTTCACGCATATACAGATTTTCACGTCTGCAAAACAATACTAAGAAATATATGCCTAAGAATATTGGACCAAACCATGATATACTCCTTGAATTATTTAAGAAGCCTGATTTTGAATGTGGGAAATTtgctttcattttttattcttcatCAGAGAGCCTGCCTTCAATGGGGCTTCTTCAAGTAACTTTTGGTGACACCGAACAGAGTTATGAGGAGCTGTTAAACAGCTACCAGAATTCAACTAAGTGGCCATTGCAGCTGTACACTGTACTATCCCGTGAACAAGCGCAGCAGCTACAACTAGTTGAGGGAGGGGATGAAAGCAGGCTATCATTTTTGGTCAAAAGCCTTGGCTTGAAGCTCATGGGACCAAGTGCCTTGTTTTCAGCAGGTAATACATTAGTAGCTAACATTGCGTATTCTCGAAAAGGCCGTGGGAGGAACCGCTTAATTACTTGTTAA
- the LOC137808260 gene encoding uncharacterized protein translates to MRWALGMGSLKLSPGLLRLFAWTKDFVPATMKNTKAQTWVRIYHLPLEYWKPNTIYSIVRGLGTPLSLDEHTMRKNRGMFARVLVDIDLLSPLSDQLLVERPDFAFVAGVEYEWLPPFCSHCKMIGHELAQCRKASSDERDQGRTVIPKQRKEYREKDPETKLVEGLIDKLKVDETGGGEDDFADMPPLEDASDHDRSSPKQGLSTPTLDSIVVMQAKDSESNSTTFIDDHHVEVSVPVIVPSPLRTTSPRRVKSHADTNAPVPNVKVTAIVTVPSQSPHTSPRKAKYLGDVKAISLVLQNHFSSLDGLETTDVGVDSHIGASTIPPTIVGINYDHIENQVVSKFWADSNDMEEDDSDNGEETVRTKRKPGRPPKGTGKSRKTAKAVLSTTSQ, encoded by the exons ATGCGATGGGCCCTCGGGATGGGTTCACTGAAGTTATCTCCTGGTTTATTGAGATTGTTTGCCTGGACAAAAGACTTTGTCCCAGCTACCATGAAGAATACCAAAGCTCAGACATGGGTTAGAATCTACCATTTGCCTTTGGAGTATTGGAAACCAAATACAATATATTCCATCGTTAGAGGCCTTggtactcctttgtctttggatgagCATACTATGAGAAAGAATAGGGGTATGTTTGCTAGAGTGTTGGTGGATATTGATCTTCTGTCCCCTCTCTCCGATCAACTTTTGGTTGAACGTCCAGACTTTGCTTTTGTAGCtggtgtggaatatgaatggctccctcctttttgctctcattgtaagatgattgggcaCGAGCTTGCTCAATGTCGG AAGGCATCTTCTGATGAAAGGGACCAAGGGAGGACCGTGATTCCTAAACAACGTAAAGAATATAGGGAAAAAGATCCGGAGACAAAACTCGTGGAAGGCCTCATTGATAAGTTGAAAGTTGATGAAACTGGTGGAGGGGAGGATGATTTTGCAGATATGCCTCCTCTTGAGGATGCTTCAGATCATGATAGGTCCTCACCCAAGCAGGGGTTGTCCACTCCCACTTTGGATTCAATTGTTGTTATGCAAGCTAAGGACTCAGAGTCAAATTCAacaacttttattgatgatcatcatgtggaggtaTCTGTTCCTGTGATTGTACCATCTCCGTTGCGTACTACCTCTCCTCGGAGGGTTAAATCACATGCGGATACTAATGCACCAGTTCCTAATGTGAAGGTCACTGCTATTGTGACTGTACCATCTCAGTCGCCTCATACCTCCCCTCGGAAGGCTAAATATCTTGGGGATGTTAAAGCAATATCGTTGGtccttcaaaatcacttttcttctcttgatggtttggaaactacagaTGTGGGAGTTGATTCTCATATTGGAGCGTCAACTATTCCCCCTACCATTGTTGGAATTAATTATGATCATATTGAAAATcaggttgtttcaaaattttgggctgACTCTAATGACATGGAGGAGGATGACAGTGATAATGGGGAGGAAACAGTtcgcactaaaagaaaaccagggagaccacctaaggggactggtaaatccaggaaaactgctaaggcagttctctctacaacgtcgcaatga